From the genome of Terriglobia bacterium, one region includes:
- a CDS encoding efflux RND transporter periplasmic adaptor subunit, with product MEDLKQQLQSLKIDRNPPPSNRWKWLIWLVVLMLLGAGVRFGLQYRDAHTGTEVEVVRPSIQTVNGPQPAAPVLAASGYVVARRKAVVSAKIQGRLAELRVEEGSRVSEGEVIARLESEDYSANIERSKAAILHAEADLGEAQRQAGIAEKLAHEKVLSTDQRDAAESRVRLAQAALAQAKADLAYNRSLYDFTLIRAPFSGVVVKKMAEVGESVAPIPPGVNISTSSGAIVAMADMNSLEVEVDVNEANVSKLKPHQPAEIVVQAFGDRRFRGELRQIIPTADRTKATVTVKVAFLDRDKDLKPEMSANVTFLEKTRPVAKDDKPQPVMYLPKESVATRDGNPIVFEISNGTVQEKPVTLGGERGGNVVIKGGLTGSELLVSKPPDSLKSGDRVHLKG from the coding sequence GTGGAAGACCTTAAGCAGCAACTGCAATCATTAAAGATTGATCGTAATCCGCCGCCCTCGAACCGTTGGAAATGGCTCATCTGGTTAGTTGTCCTGATGCTGCTCGGGGCGGGAGTCCGCTTTGGACTCCAGTATCGGGACGCCCACACGGGCACCGAGGTGGAGGTGGTTCGTCCGTCGATTCAGACCGTGAACGGACCGCAACCGGCCGCTCCCGTCCTTGCCGCCTCCGGATACGTTGTTGCTCGGCGCAAGGCGGTCGTCTCGGCGAAGATCCAAGGCCGCCTGGCGGAACTCCGTGTCGAAGAAGGCAGTCGCGTCAGCGAAGGCGAGGTGATCGCGCGTCTTGAAAGTGAAGACTACAGCGCCAACATAGAACGCTCCAAGGCCGCTATTCTCCACGCGGAGGCCGATCTTGGCGAGGCGCAGCGCCAGGCCGGAATCGCCGAAAAGCTGGCGCATGAAAAGGTCCTCTCCACCGACCAGCGTGACGCGGCCGAAAGTCGGGTACGGTTGGCGCAAGCCGCGCTGGCGCAGGCAAAAGCCGATCTCGCCTATAACCGGTCTCTGTACGACTTCACTCTGATACGCGCGCCCTTCTCCGGCGTGGTTGTAAAGAAGATGGCGGAGGTCGGCGAGAGCGTCGCCCCCATTCCTCCCGGTGTGAATATCTCAACCTCTTCAGGCGCCATCGTCGCGATGGCAGATATGAACTCCCTCGAAGTCGAGGTTGATGTCAACGAAGCGAATGTCTCGAAACTGAAGCCGCACCAACCGGCCGAAATCGTGGTCCAGGCCTTCGGCGATCGCCGCTTCCGGGGTGAGTTGCGCCAGATCATTCCGACGGCTGACCGGACCAAGGCCACCGTCACTGTGAAGGTTGCGTTCCTCGATCGTGACAAGGACCTCAAGCCGGAGATGAGCGCAAATGTCACTTTCCTTGAGAAGACCAGGCCTGTTGCGAAAGACGACAAGCCGCAACCGGTGATGTATTTGCCCAAAGAGTCCGTCGCAACCCGGGACGGAAACCCAATCGTATTTGAGATCTCGAACGGAACCGTGCAGGAGAAACCAGTGACGCTTGGCGGAGAACGCGGCGGAAACGTCGTCATCAAGGGCGGGCTCACCGGTTCGGAACTGCTCGTGAGCAAGCCGCCGGATTCACTGAAGAGCGGCGACCGCGTTCACCTGAAAGGATGA
- the cysE gene encoding serine O-acetyltransferase gives MREDIGSVFERDPAATSVFAVLLCYPGIHALWVHRFNHWLWTHNLRLLARWGSQIARFFTGIEIHPGARIGRRLFIDHGMGVVIGETAIVGNDVTLYQGVTLGGTGKEKGKRHPTLLDGVFVGNNANILGNITIGENSRVGAGSVVLRDVPPNSTVVGVPAHVVYRDGQRVLITDPRDIQDPLSNVIVALAERVNEICDKLGIMAAESEAVRREISAVRALATEDEEREQYRQNQLTESDALHNFGGGI, from the coding sequence ATGCGCGAAGACATAGGCTCGGTATTCGAGCGCGACCCGGCAGCTACGTCCGTGTTTGCGGTACTCCTATGCTACCCGGGAATCCACGCCCTCTGGGTGCATCGGTTCAACCACTGGTTATGGACGCACAACCTCCGGCTTCTTGCGCGTTGGGGATCGCAGATTGCGCGATTTTTTACCGGCATTGAAATTCATCCGGGAGCGCGCATTGGACGGCGGTTATTCATCGATCATGGGATGGGAGTGGTGATCGGCGAGACAGCGATTGTCGGGAACGACGTTACGCTTTACCAGGGCGTGACGCTCGGCGGAACCGGCAAAGAGAAGGGCAAACGACATCCCACGCTTCTCGATGGAGTCTTCGTCGGCAACAATGCCAACATCCTTGGCAACATCACCATCGGCGAGAACTCGCGGGTCGGCGCTGGATCGGTGGTGCTGAGGGACGTCCCGCCGAATTCCACGGTGGTTGGCGTTCCGGCGCACGTGGTTTATCGCGACGGCCAGCGCGTTCTCATCACCGATCCCCGTGATATCCAGGACCCGCTGTCAAACGTGATCGTTGCGCTGGCGGAACGCGTGAACGAAATTTGCGACAAGCTTGGAATCATGGCGGCTGAGTCGGAAGCGGTGCGAAGAGAAATTTCGGCGGTTCGGGCGCTCGCTACCGAGGACGAAGAACGGGAGCAATATCGACAGAATCAGTTGACAGAGTCCGACGCCCTTCACAATTTCGGCGGTGGAATCTAG
- a CDS encoding HAMP domain-containing sensor histidine kinase, whose amino-acid sequence MAFAIVLGACLVATAVVLNISWIIHWREIVPLVLGIIFFAILIAGVVWNTIFLVREIRRNEQHDSFINAVTHELKTPVASIRLYLETLQSRKLDEVQRKKFYDIMLDDTDRLMSTVEQVLRASKAGHKRGQEHWQEIDLAELTAECVEVSRVRNHLSTDEMNIENHFVSQEESVVRGDLDDLRTAITNLLENAVKYSPQQKRIKAVLISEGGQSLVRVADHGVGIPRGELKRIFKRFYRVPLRTIAKVKGTGLGLFIVRAIAERHGGAAWAESDGEGKGATVTIRLPRVKA is encoded by the coding sequence ATGGCGTTCGCAATCGTACTGGGCGCTTGCCTGGTCGCGACCGCCGTTGTCCTGAACATTTCGTGGATCATCCACTGGCGCGAAATTGTTCCGCTCGTGCTGGGAATCATCTTCTTCGCCATCCTGATTGCCGGCGTCGTCTGGAACACCATCTTTCTCGTCCGCGAAATCCGGCGCAACGAGCAACACGACAGCTTCATCAACGCGGTCACGCACGAGTTAAAGACACCGGTCGCTTCCATCCGCCTTTATCTCGAAACCTTGCAGAGCCGGAAGCTCGACGAAGTCCAGCGCAAGAAGTTCTACGACATCATGTTGGACGACACCGATCGCCTAATGTCCACGGTCGAGCAGGTTCTCCGAGCCAGCAAGGCCGGGCACAAGCGCGGCCAGGAGCATTGGCAGGAAATCGACCTGGCAGAACTGACAGCGGAGTGCGTCGAAGTTTCGCGCGTGCGTAACCACCTGAGCACCGATGAGATGAATATCGAGAATCATTTCGTCAGCCAGGAAGAATCGGTTGTACGTGGAGATCTTGACGATCTCCGGACGGCGATTACCAACCTGCTGGAGAACGCGGTCAAGTATTCGCCACAGCAAAAGCGAATTAAAGCTGTGCTCATAAGCGAAGGCGGTCAGTCGTTGGTGCGCGTTGCCGACCACGGTGTCGGCATTCCCCGCGGTGAGTTGAAGCGAATATTCAAACGTTTTTATCGTGTGCCATTGCGCACAATCGCGAAAGTGAAGGGGACGGGGCTTGGCCTGTTCATCGTGCGTGCGATCGCTGAGCGCCATGGCGGTGCCGCGTGGGCGGAGAGCGATGGTGAAGGCAAAGGAGCAACAGTGACAATTCGATTGCCGAGGGTGAAAGCTTGA
- a CDS encoding DUF3011 domain-containing protein — MKSLARFVAAALLGVLASSAAWAQFGNTRPNSGACFYVDYNFRGESFCMNAGQEAARLPPGFGDRIRSIRVFGRAQVTYFNDSDFGGANGTTSSDINDLRQFPLPNVPSKNWNTRISSVRVSGGQGNWDRDRGRDYDYRGGARDDRRWHSNDPITTVTCASDYDRDRDWCRTPGRINSVRLVEENGRRDCIWNQTFGIDNGRLWTSRGCAGTFEVR, encoded by the coding sequence ATGAAGAGCCTGGCTCGCTTCGTTGCCGCTGCACTGCTCGGAGTGCTCGCAAGTTCAGCGGCATGGGCACAGTTTGGAAATACCCGCCCGAATTCCGGCGCGTGTTTCTATGTTGATTACAATTTCCGCGGCGAGTCCTTCTGCATGAATGCGGGACAAGAAGCCGCCAGGTTACCACCGGGGTTTGGTGACAGGATCCGGTCGATACGCGTTTTCGGCCGCGCACAAGTGACATATTTCAATGATTCCGATTTTGGGGGCGCGAATGGCACAACCTCCAGCGACATCAATGACCTTCGCCAGTTCCCGCTTCCCAATGTGCCGAGCAAGAATTGGAATACGCGAATTTCGTCAGTGCGAGTTAGCGGCGGGCAGGGGAATTGGGATCGCGACCGAGGACGGGATTATGACTATCGGGGCGGCGCCCGAGATGATCGTCGGTGGCACAGCAACGATCCCATAACTACGGTTACCTGCGCGTCAGACTACGACCGCGATCGTGACTGGTGCAGAACTCCGGGGCGGATCAATAGCGTCCGTCTGGTTGAGGAGAACGGGCGTCGTGACTGCATCTGGAATCAGACCTTTGGGATTGATAATGGCCGCCTGTGGACCTCACGGGGGTGCGCGGGAACATTTGAGGTCAGATAG
- a CDS encoding DUF5666 domain-containing protein → MTRKLTVLLLFTAAMAWAQSEPAAPREHYSWQQQDTTHTQVVRGPFCGTGGTITAIEGDTITIKTMDGKQATVKVTPETRYRRDRQEAKLSDFKVGDTVFVRGEPSGENTWTAQGIMSNQNMGRGMMMREEMGKKVIAGEVAKIDGTSLTINRPDGQTQVIQVDETTSFRNAKRESITLADIKVGDRVFGRGELKDGVFVPAVLNVGAPGEMRMRRRGGPEGQGQNPPPPQGGEQQPQ, encoded by the coding sequence ATGACCCGCAAACTTACTGTTCTTCTCCTGTTCACAGCTGCCATGGCGTGGGCTCAGTCCGAGCCCGCCGCTCCGCGCGAACACTATTCCTGGCAACAGCAAGACACAACCCACACCCAGGTCGTTCGCGGACCATTCTGCGGCACGGGCGGCACGATCACCGCCATTGAAGGCGACACCATCACCATCAAGACCATGGACGGCAAGCAGGCCACGGTGAAGGTCACGCCCGAAACGCGCTATCGCCGTGACCGACAGGAAGCCAAGCTCTCCGACTTCAAAGTCGGCGACACGGTTTTCGTTCGCGGCGAACCCAGCGGCGAGAACACCTGGACGGCGCAGGGCATCATGTCTAACCAGAATATGGGTCGGGGCATGATGATGCGCGAGGAAATGGGCAAGAAGGTCATCGCGGGAGAGGTCGCGAAAATCGATGGCACCAGCCTGACGATCAATCGTCCCGATGGGCAGACGCAGGTCATCCAGGTCGATGAGACTACATCGTTCCGTAACGCGAAGCGCGAAAGCATCACGCTCGCGGATATCAAAGTTGGCGACCGTGTGTTCGGCCGAGGTGAACTGAAGGACGGCGTTTTCGTTCCCGCGGTGTTGAACGTCGGCGCTCCGGGCGAAATGCGCATGAGGCGTCGTGGAGGACCTGAGGGCCAAGGCCAGAATCCGCCACCACCCCAGGGCGGGGAGCAGCAGCCCCAGTAA
- a CDS encoding ABC transporter permease has protein sequence MALPITYTLRNIRERWKTTLLAIGGIALVVAVFVSLAAMASGFRIALAATGSDDNGIVVQRGSASELTSWMNRSNANTIIMDSRVARGPDGQPLAACDIVVITGKPRRSDGEMTNITVRGVQQVAFQVRRGIQIVEGRNFQPGLNEIIVGKKAADRIRGFDLGSNVWMQKRNWKIVGIFTAGDSSFESEIWGDFNVMNTAFDRNGGCESLTVRLTNKDVLSQFDKDLRANPQMQVQMDSERKYYADQAGPVATALLALAGFVAIVMGIGAVFGAMNTMYGIVAARTREVGTLRALGFSRLSILFSFLIESVMIAILGGVLGCLLAIPMNGFTGATGNTAAFAELSFAFRVTPTILVAGVVFSAVMGLVGGLLPALRAARLPITIALREA, from the coding sequence ATGGCACTGCCCATCACGTACACCTTGCGAAACATCCGCGAGCGCTGGAAGACCACGCTGCTCGCCATTGGCGGTATCGCCCTGGTCGTCGCTGTCTTCGTGAGCCTCGCGGCAATGGCTTCGGGGTTCCGCATCGCGCTAGCGGCGACGGGTTCGGATGACAATGGAATCGTGGTGCAGCGCGGCTCAGCATCGGAACTGACCTCGTGGATGAACCGCAGCAATGCGAACACCATCATAATGGATTCGCGCGTCGCGCGAGGCCCTGACGGCCAGCCGCTCGCGGCGTGCGATATCGTCGTCATCACCGGCAAACCTCGTCGCAGCGACGGCGAGATGACGAATATCACCGTCCGTGGTGTACAACAGGTCGCATTCCAGGTCCGAAGGGGTATCCAGATCGTGGAGGGCCGGAATTTCCAGCCCGGTCTCAACGAGATTATTGTCGGGAAGAAAGCGGCTGACCGCATTCGCGGATTCGACCTCGGCTCTAACGTCTGGATGCAGAAGCGTAACTGGAAGATCGTCGGGATATTCACCGCCGGAGACAGTTCATTCGAAAGCGAAATCTGGGGCGACTTCAACGTCATGAACACAGCTTTCGACCGTAACGGCGGCTGCGAATCCCTGACCGTTCGCTTGACGAACAAAGATGTGCTGTCGCAGTTCGACAAGGACCTGCGCGCCAACCCCCAGATGCAGGTGCAGATGGACAGCGAGCGGAAGTATTACGCGGATCAGGCTGGTCCAGTCGCAACAGCGCTGTTGGCCTTGGCGGGATTCGTGGCCATCGTTATGGGTATTGGCGCGGTTTTCGGCGCCATGAACACCATGTACGGCATCGTGGCCGCGCGCACCCGCGAAGTCGGAACTCTGCGTGCACTCGGATTCTCCCGGCTGAGCATCCTCTTCTCGTTTTTGATCGAATCTGTGATGATCGCCATCCTCGGCGGCGTGCTCGGCTGCCTGCTGGCGATCCCGATGAACGGCTTCACCGGTGCGACCGGAAACACGGCCGCCTTCGCCGAGTTGTCATTCGCGTTTAGAGTGACGCCGACAATCCTGGTCGCAGGTGTGGTGTTCTCAGCCGTGATGGGTCTGGTTGGCGGCTTGCTGCCGGCACTTCGAGCCGCACGCCTACCGATTACTATCGCCTTGCGCGAAGCTTAG
- a CDS encoding FtsX-like permease family protein codes for MRFLPFVLKHLRRNWVRTTSTILALALCIFLLCTLESVLAAVSWSLKSASAARLVTRHQVSLAFELPLKYEQEIATIPGVKSVARESWFMGVYKGDFKYFFPNLAVEAEPFLAMYPEFQLPADQKQAFLEDMRGCIVGRKTAERWGWKVGDTFQMESAIPPYRIGHPFEFVIRGIYDADLQKNPGTDLTMMYFHHKYLYESTGRRVQTGIYVVQVDDPSKAGEISKKIDAMFENSAVQTRTETEAAFRAGFVAMAGNLALLLRGIGLAVTFTILLVTANTMSMSVRERRNEIAVLKTLGFSGGLVMALILAEALAMAIIGGALGVFLSRGAITALPGIPFIGDVVRGFPDFGLQPRIVVLGLSGAVLLGLLAGFVPALLAYRARITDMLRQL; via the coding sequence ATGCGTTTCCTACCGTTTGTCCTCAAGCATCTGCGGCGCAACTGGGTGCGCACCACTAGCACGATACTGGCACTGGCCCTGTGCATTTTCCTGCTCTGCACGCTGGAGTCGGTTCTCGCTGCTGTGAGTTGGAGTTTGAAGAGCGCAAGCGCCGCTCGGTTGGTTACGCGTCACCAGGTTAGCCTCGCCTTTGAATTGCCACTGAAATACGAACAGGAGATCGCAACCATTCCCGGCGTGAAATCGGTTGCACGCGAATCCTGGTTCATGGGCGTTTACAAAGGCGATTTCAAGTATTTCTTCCCCAATCTAGCCGTCGAGGCCGAACCCTTCCTGGCGATGTATCCCGAGTTCCAGCTTCCGGCAGACCAGAAACAGGCTTTCCTCGAAGACATGCGCGGCTGTATCGTCGGCCGCAAGACCGCCGAGCGCTGGGGATGGAAGGTCGGCGACACCTTCCAGATGGAAAGCGCTATTCCGCCCTACCGCATCGGCCATCCCTTCGAATTTGTCATTCGCGGCATCTACGACGCGGATCTTCAGAAAAACCCGGGTACCGATCTGACAATGATGTACTTCCATCACAAATACCTGTACGAATCCACCGGCCGCCGGGTGCAGACCGGAATTTACGTCGTGCAGGTCGATGATCCCAGCAAGGCGGGAGAGATCAGCAAGAAGATCGACGCGATGTTCGAGAACAGCGCCGTGCAGACGCGGACGGAAACCGAGGCTGCATTCCGCGCCGGGTTCGTCGCGATGGCAGGGAACCTGGCCCTGCTGTTGCGCGGTATCGGGCTCGCCGTGACCTTCACAATTCTACTGGTCACGGCCAACACAATGAGCATGTCGGTTCGCGAGCGTCGCAACGAAATCGCCGTGCTCAAGACGCTGGGCTTCTCGGGCGGGCTGGTAATGGCGTTGATACTTGCCGAAGCGTTGGCAATGGCAATCATCGGCGGTGCCCTTGGCGTCTTTCTGAGCCGCGGTGCAATCACTGCGCTTCCCGGAATTCCATTCATCGGCGACGTGGTGCGTGGCTTCCCCGATTTCGGCCTTCAGCCGCGCATCGTCGTCCTGGGACTCTCGGGAGCCGTACTGCTCGGACTTCTGGCGGGATTCGTTCCGGCGTTACTAGCGTACCGGGCGCGAATCACAGACATGTTGAGGCAACTGTAA
- a CDS encoding response regulator transcription factor, translated as MSRVFVVEDEMHLAQGLQFNLEADGHEVKVFETAEAAWQILSNQPQAADVIVLDVMLPGKDGFWLASELRRKKNYVPVLMLTARGRPEDVLKGFESGTDDYLPKPFDLSILMARVNGLLRRTEWMRHSVPNGVPEAAKNGVPEIITFNGRKIDFGALELTARKQKTHLTLMEAELLRYLIKNEGRAVSRKQILDEVWGLREDTDTRAIDNFIVRLRRYLEDQPSSPKHLLTVRGVGYRFVSEPQKN; from the coding sequence TTGAGCCGCGTCTTCGTCGTTGAGGATGAAATGCACCTGGCGCAGGGATTGCAGTTCAACCTGGAGGCCGACGGGCACGAAGTCAAGGTATTTGAGACCGCGGAAGCCGCCTGGCAGATACTCTCGAACCAACCTCAAGCCGCGGACGTCATCGTGCTCGATGTCATGCTCCCCGGCAAAGATGGCTTTTGGCTCGCGAGTGAACTTCGCCGCAAGAAGAACTACGTTCCTGTCCTGATGCTTACCGCCCGCGGACGCCCTGAAGATGTGCTCAAGGGATTCGAATCCGGGACCGACGATTACCTCCCCAAGCCATTCGATCTTTCCATCCTGATGGCGCGCGTCAATGGCCTTCTGCGACGCACCGAATGGATGCGCCATTCTGTTCCGAACGGCGTACCCGAGGCCGCCAAGAACGGCGTGCCCGAGATCATCACATTCAACGGACGAAAGATCGATTTCGGAGCGCTCGAACTCACCGCGCGCAAGCAGAAGACGCACCTTACCCTGATGGAAGCCGAACTCCTGCGCTACCTGATCAAGAACGAAGGCCGCGCCGTCTCGCGCAAGCAGATTCTCGACGAAGTCTGGGGTCTGCGCGAAGACACCGACACCCGCGCAATCGACAACTTCATCGTCCGCCTCCGGCGGTATCTGGAAGACCAGCCCTCCAGCCCCAAGCACCTGCTTACCGTTCGGGGGGTGGGGTATCGCTTTGTTTCGGAACCGCAAAAGAACTGA
- a CDS encoding ABC transporter ATP-binding protein: MPDTGAQTRAVAVDVRDLRKVYTRDSIRLTVLDGLNLQVQQGEFVALMGPSGSGKTTLLNLIAGIDRPTSGNLHIAGTELSRLSEGELARWRTRTVGFIFQFYNLIPVLNALENIELPLLLTHLSRKQRRERAMLALKVVGLEHRAKHYPRQLSGGEEQRVAIARAVVTDPQIVVADEPTGDLDAKSAEEILALMEVLNREFQKTILMVTHDPRAAARAHVQHHLEKGVLTN, from the coding sequence ATGCCTGACACCGGGGCACAAACCAGGGCAGTTGCAGTCGACGTGCGCGATTTGCGCAAGGTCTACACGCGCGACAGCATTCGTCTGACCGTGCTCGACGGGCTCAACCTGCAGGTGCAACAGGGCGAATTCGTGGCTCTTATGGGGCCCTCCGGGTCGGGCAAGACGACGCTGCTGAACCTGATCGCCGGCATCGACCGGCCGACCTCGGGCAATCTCCACATCGCCGGCACGGAACTGTCGCGCCTCTCCGAGGGAGAACTCGCGAGGTGGCGGACCCGCACCGTGGGATTTATCTTCCAGTTCTACAACCTCATTCCGGTTCTCAATGCCCTTGAGAACATCGAACTGCCGCTCCTGCTGACACACCTTTCGCGTAAGCAGCGCCGCGAACGCGCCATGCTCGCGCTCAAGGTGGTGGGGTTGGAGCACCGAGCCAAACATTATCCGCGGCAATTGTCCGGCGGTGAGGAGCAGCGCGTCGCCATTGCGCGCGCCGTCGTCACCGATCCGCAGATCGTCGTCGCCGACGAGCCTACCGGCGATCTCGACGCCAAGAGCGCGGAGGAAATTCTTGCGCTAATGGAGGTCCTGAATCGCGAGTTCCAGAAGACAATTCTGATGGTCACGCACGACCCGCGCGCGGCCGCAAGGGCACACGTTCAGCATCATCTCGAGAAGGGCGTGCTGACGAACTGA
- a CDS encoding lysophospholipid acyltransferase family protein, translating into MRKRLRRGSMFAHAIHKSFREFNRGIRTAKQPPGLPERAEWLTESCRGVLASLGVTVSTEGSMPARGLIVSNHLSYLDILCYASIAPCLFVAKSEVRSWPVFGRLATNGGTIYVDRKSRTDAVRAAKAIEDALRSCMRVVLFPEGTSSGGDTVLPFHAPLLESAISARSPSTPAAIAYAIDGGDPKRDVCYWGEMTFATHFLGLLGKGNVHAQIVFGTSRDGLKDRKTAAKLLHTDVAALHRQLQGAKDKHCVQTSERK; encoded by the coding sequence ATGAGGAAGCGTCTGCGGCGCGGCTCCATGTTCGCGCACGCAATTCATAAATCATTTCGCGAATTTAACCGGGGAATCAGGACCGCGAAGCAGCCACCCGGTTTGCCGGAACGTGCCGAGTGGTTGACTGAGTCCTGCCGGGGAGTTCTCGCCAGCCTCGGTGTAACGGTCTCCACAGAGGGCTCAATGCCGGCCCGCGGACTCATTGTCTCGAACCATCTCAGTTATCTCGACATTCTTTGCTACGCCTCGATTGCCCCCTGCCTTTTCGTCGCCAAATCCGAGGTGCGTAGCTGGCCAGTCTTCGGACGTCTTGCGACGAACGGCGGCACGATCTATGTTGATCGAAAGAGCCGGACGGATGCGGTGCGAGCAGCGAAGGCCATCGAGGATGCACTGCGCAGCTGCATGCGTGTCGTACTATTTCCGGAAGGGACCAGTTCCGGCGGCGACACCGTTCTTCCATTCCATGCGCCGCTGCTGGAAAGCGCCATCAGCGCCCGCTCTCCAAGCACGCCAGCCGCTATCGCCTACGCGATCGACGGCGGCGATCCAAAACGGGATGTCTGTTATTGGGGAGAGATGACCTTTGCGACGCACTTCCTGGGCTTGCTGGGGAAAGGCAACGTTCACGCTCAAATCGTCTTCGGAACATCACGCGACGGCTTGAAGGACCGCAAGACAGCGGCAAAGCTGCTGCATACCGATGTCGCGGCGCTGCACCGGCAGCTACAAGGCGCGAAAGACAAGCACTGCGTTCAAACCTCCGAACGCAAATGA
- a CDS encoding fatty acid desaturase, whose product MAMVFDQNSPERNQINWITTSFMVAFHVGAVIALFFFSWKAAALAAFLWWVSGSLGIGMGYHRLLTHRGYTTPKWMEYFLTLCGTLALEGGPIFWVATHRIHHQLTDKPGDPHSPRDGKWWSHMGWILMGKAMHQSTTELAPYVPDLRKDKFHVWISKWHWVPLTVLGIVILLTMGWQAVLWGIFLRTTVGLHATWLVNSATHLWGSQRFETGDDSTNNMLIAVLTFGEGWHNNHHAHPSSARHGLRWWEIDLNWYGIQAMRVLGLAKNIKLPRPDSRIQPKLKVADEGLAQAYD is encoded by the coding sequence ATGGCAATGGTATTCGATCAGAATAGTCCTGAACGCAACCAGATAAACTGGATCACGACATCTTTCATGGTGGCTTTCCACGTCGGCGCGGTCATCGCGCTCTTCTTTTTCTCATGGAAAGCTGCCGCGCTCGCAGCATTCTTGTGGTGGGTTTCCGGAAGCCTCGGAATCGGCATGGGCTATCACCGCCTGCTGACGCATCGCGGATACACCACGCCGAAGTGGATGGAATATTTCCTGACGCTTTGCGGAACGCTGGCGCTGGAAGGCGGTCCCATATTCTGGGTGGCGACGCATCGCATCCACCATCAGCTTACCGACAAGCCCGGCGATCCGCACTCTCCACGCGACGGCAAGTGGTGGTCGCACATGGGCTGGATCCTGATGGGCAAGGCCATGCACCAGTCCACGACGGAACTGGCGCCATATGTCCCAGACCTTCGCAAAGACAAGTTTCACGTCTGGATCAGCAAGTGGCACTGGGTTCCATTGACCGTGCTCGGGATCGTGATATTGCTCACGATGGGTTGGCAGGCCGTGCTCTGGGGCATCTTCCTGCGAACGACCGTCGGGCTGCACGCCACTTGGCTTGTGAATTCGGCGACGCACCTGTGGGGCTCGCAGCGCTTCGAGACTGGCGACGACTCCACGAACAACATGTTGATCGCTGTGCTCACCTTCGGTGAAGGCTGGCACAACAATCACCACGCTCATCCGAGTTCGGCTCGCCACGGGCTGCGTTGGTGGGAGATCGACTTGAACTGGTACGGAATCCAGGCAATGAGGGTGCTCGGCCTGGCGAAGAACATCAAGCTGCCTCGCCCAGATAGCCGAATACAGCCCAAGCTTAAGGTTGCAGACGAAGGACTCGCACAAGCGTACGACTAG
- a CDS encoding GNAT family N-acyltransferase: MTTAAPSGPITSQSLALPVVTPRNPRELAACPQYSVLLAASDEERSAIYRLRFRVFNLELNEGLDASFATGEDKDEFDSVCDHLYVQHRITGEVVGTYRVQSGLTAAANLGYYSEREFVLTPFESRRAEIVELGRACIQRNHRSFEVLNLLWRGLVIYAKTLDARYLLGCSSLTSQDPGEGWSVHQQLTMFQSDPELQTVPTPEFSMPLGSPKPGAKVPRLLRAYLAVGSQICGTPGLDREFKTIDFLTVLDFEKMSAAAKTRFLR; the protein is encoded by the coding sequence ATGACCACAGCGGCACCCTCAGGCCCCATCACATCACAGTCTCTGGCCTTACCAGTCGTTACACCCAGGAATCCCCGAGAACTGGCAGCCTGCCCGCAGTACAGTGTTCTGCTCGCCGCTAGCGACGAGGAGCGCTCGGCGATCTATCGCCTGCGCTTTCGAGTCTTCAACCTCGAACTGAACGAGGGGCTGGACGCGTCATTCGCCACCGGCGAAGACAAGGACGAGTTCGACTCGGTTTGCGACCACTTGTACGTGCAGCATCGGATCACCGGCGAAGTGGTCGGAACCTATCGTGTGCAGTCCGGCCTTACAGCGGCGGCGAACCTTGGCTATTACAGCGAGCGTGAGTTTGTGCTGACGCCATTCGAGTCGAGGCGAGCCGAAATAGTGGAACTTGGCCGGGCGTGCATTCAGCGCAATCACCGCAGCTTCGAAGTTCTGAATCTGCTGTGGCGCGGACTGGTCATCTATGCCAAAACCCTCGATGCGCGCTACCTGCTCGGCTGCTCATCTCTGACGTCGCAGGATCCCGGCGAAGGTTGGTCTGTGCACCAGCAGCTGACGATGTTCCAGTCTGACCCGGAACTCCAGACTGTGCCGACACCAGAATTTTCGATGCCGTTAGGGTCCCCAAAGCCAGGTGCGAAAGTGCCGCGGTTGTTGCGGGCCTATCTCGCTGTTGGGTCTCAGATTTGCGGTACGCCTGGTCTGGACCGCGAGTTCAAGACGATCGATTTCCTTACCGTGCTCGATTTCGAGAAGATGTCGGCGGCGGCAAAAACGCGCTTCCTGCGTTAG